From a region of the Flavobacterium sediminilitoris genome:
- a CDS encoding GIY-YIG nuclease family protein has translation MGKKLTVYMIDGTAYGPRLSEIGNWVGKAIYSPRASINKIMNRSEFDNPGIYCLKGDPTDDAFDEKIYIGEAENIKNRLKQHLSDPNKDFKELIFFVSKDELLTKTQIRYLESRLVQIAIEAKTAQIDNGNSPSLPTLHEADISDMEYFLEQIKLILPVMGFKFLISSTVKQSDENQTENINSIHETYFIKTKTFKASMKETDQGYIVTKGSEAKKELSESCTETYVNMRRKLVETEIMIEDKGKLIFVEDTVFNSPSAASNMILGRNSNGFTEWVNKNGQTFRDVQEITNANNV, from the coding sequence ATGGGGAAAAAATTAACTGTATATATGATTGATGGAACTGCTTATGGTCCAAGATTGAGTGAAATTGGTAATTGGGTTGGAAAAGCTATATATAGTCCAAGAGCTTCTATAAATAAAATTATGAATAGAAGTGAATTTGATAATCCTGGGATTTATTGTTTAAAAGGCGATCCTACTGATGATGCTTTTGATGAAAAAATATATATTGGTGAAGCAGAAAACATAAAAAATAGATTAAAACAACATTTAAGCGACCCAAATAAAGACTTTAAGGAATTAATTTTCTTTGTTAGTAAGGATGAGTTATTAACTAAAACACAAATTAGATATTTAGAGTCAAGATTAGTACAAATTGCGATAGAAGCTAAAACTGCTCAAATTGATAATGGAAACTCTCCGAGTTTACCAACATTGCATGAGGCTGATATTTCAGATATGGAATATTTCCTTGAACAAATCAAACTAATTTTACCTGTAATGGGTTTTAAATTTTTAATATCTTCAACTGTCAAACAATCTGATGAAAATCAAACAGAAAATATTAATTCCATTCATGAAACATATTTCATCAAAACAAAAACTTTCAAGGCTTCAATGAAAGAAACTGATCAAGGTTATATTGTAACTAAAGGTAGTGAAGCTAAAAAAGAGCTTTCAGAATCTTGTACTGAAACCTATGTAAATATGAGAAGAAAATTAGTTGAAACTGAAATAATGATTGAAGATAAAGGTAAATTAATCTTTGTGGAAGATACTGTTTTTAATAGCCCTAGTGCTGCTTCAAATATGATTTTAGGAAGGAATTCAAATGGATTCACTGAATGGGTCAATAAAAATGGTCAAACATTCAGAGATGTTCAAGAAATAACAAATGCAAATAATGTATAA
- a CDS encoding fumarylacetoacetate hydrolase family protein: MKLLTYKTETSEPRLGFIYNKQIIDMEDFGDISNFPLPSDMLELIDMGFEVIYEINNLIEDTTEKQLAQISYKMEEITILAPIPYPRKNIIGIGLNYTEHVAESARTLDTAKELPQQPVIFSKPPTTVTATNTDILLNRNLTNQLDWEVELAVVISKKGKYVSKADALDHVFGYTVINDISARDCRRSGQWIVSKGQDTFAPMGPIIVTKDEIENPQNLDLSLKVNGIEKQNSNTKFMLFNINDLIEDLSTVFTLEAGDIIATGTPAGVGAGRNPQEWLKDGDIIEATVEGIGTIVNTVKEI, from the coding sequence ATGAAACTACTTACTTATAAAACAGAAACTTCAGAACCAAGACTAGGCTTTATTTATAACAAACAAATTATTGACATGGAAGATTTTGGAGATATTTCCAATTTCCCATTGCCAAGTGATATGTTAGAACTAATTGATATGGGATTTGAAGTCATTTATGAAATTAATAATCTAATAGAAGATACAACAGAAAAACAATTAGCTCAAATTAGTTATAAGATGGAAGAAATAACTATTTTAGCACCTATTCCTTATCCTAGAAAAAACATCATTGGAATTGGATTAAATTATACTGAACATGTTGCGGAAAGTGCAAGAACATTAGATACTGCAAAAGAATTACCACAACAACCTGTTATTTTTTCAAAACCTCCTACAACTGTTACAGCAACAAATACTGATATTTTATTAAATAGAAACCTTACGAATCAATTAGATTGGGAAGTAGAATTAGCTGTTGTAATCAGTAAAAAAGGGAAATATGTTTCTAAAGCCGATGCACTAGATCATGTTTTCGGATATACCGTTATCAATGATATTTCAGCAAGAGATTGCCGTCGTTCAGGACAATGGATTGTTTCTAAAGGACAAGATACTTTTGCACCAATGGGACCAATTATAGTAACCAAAGATGAAATTGAAAATCCTCAAAACTTAGATTTATCTTTAAAAGTAAATGGTATTGAAAAACAAAATTCAAATACTAAGTTTATGCTTTTTAACATTAATGATTTAATTGAAGATTTAAGTACGGTTTTTACATTAGAAGCAGGCGATATCATTGCAACCGGAACTCCTGCTGGTGTAGGAGCTGGAAGAAACCCGCAAGAATGGTTGAAAGATGGCGATATAATTGAGGCTACAGTTGAAGGAATTGGAACTATTGTAAATACGGTAAAAGAGATTTAA
- a CDS encoding DUF6923 family protein, producing MKKIVLSLLLIISLKNNAQVTDVVTNIDWPQDIITHNNDLYIVERSGQRIIKTDLTDATHQITTLVSGMINMYGVAIHTNYLYFSQNTTDKIFRIDLTATNPTPELVLSNALGAYSIAFKGDELYICERSNNKIVKINVTESNPVKTDVVTINTPEGLFFNGDDLYVSGNNDYKIYKVDTNNPNPTATVLTALSYGIHAQGMTVYNNELYFTQANVARVSKIDLSVANASPEIVVDSGLNGPRALAISGSNLFISDSSGDKISQLQLGTLSIHENTIADQSLSLVPNPANNVIQVRGLQELTNYSIYSYLGKKISSGNTNNNTFINIESLEKGVYFIHLEATKSTLQFIKI from the coding sequence ATGAAAAAAATTGTATTATCACTACTTCTTATTATCAGCCTAAAAAATAATGCTCAAGTTACTGATGTTGTCACCAACATCGATTGGCCACAAGATATAATAACCCACAATAATGATTTGTACATCGTTGAACGTTCAGGACAACGAATAATAAAAACTGATCTTACAGATGCAACTCATCAGATTACAACTTTAGTATCAGGAATGATAAATATGTATGGTGTTGCTATTCATACTAATTATTTATACTTTTCACAAAATACTACTGATAAAATCTTTAGAATAGATTTAACAGCAACTAACCCCACTCCAGAATTAGTGCTCTCAAATGCTCTTGGTGCTTATTCAATAGCTTTCAAAGGAGATGAATTATATATTTGTGAAAGATCTAATAATAAAATTGTAAAAATTAATGTCACAGAATCAAATCCTGTTAAAACTGATGTAGTAACTATAAATACACCAGAAGGTTTGTTTTTTAATGGAGATGATTTGTATGTTTCTGGGAATAATGATTATAAAATTTATAAAGTTGATACGAATAACCCAAATCCTACAGCTACAGTTTTAACTGCTCTTTCTTATGGTATACATGCACAAGGAATGACTGTATACAATAATGAACTCTATTTTACGCAAGCTAATGTTGCAAGGGTTTCTAAGATAGATCTATCAGTTGCAAATGCTTCACCTGAAATTGTAGTTGATAGTGGCTTAAATGGCCCTAGAGCTTTAGCTATCTCTGGTAGTAATTTATTCATTTCAGATTCTTCTGGAGATAAAATATCCCAATTACAATTGGGGACATTAAGTATACATGAAAACACTATAGCGGATCAATCATTAAGTCTTGTTCCAAATCCTGCTAATAATGTAATACAGGTTCGTGGATTACAAGAATTAACAAATTATAGTATTTATTCTTATTTAGGGAAAAAAATTAGTTCTGGCAATACTAATAACAATACATTTATAAACATTGAATCTCTAGAAAAAGGAGTCTATTTCATTCATTTAGAAGCTACTAAATCTACATTACAATTTATAAAAATATAA
- a CDS encoding maleate cis-trans isomerase family protein, whose protein sequence is MKKYRIGQIVPSSNITMETEIPAIFRSRETILPERFTFHSSRMRMKKVTKEELEAMDAMSLKCAQELSDAHVDVMGYACLVAIMSMGRGYHCVSEVNLHQETIANDFPTPIVTSAGALINGLKVLGAKQISIITPYMRPLTNMVVDYIEHQGIKVKESIALEIPDNLEVAAQNPMNLLEIYKQLDLTNVDVLVVSACVQMPSLEAIDIIQSECGIPVTSAAVCTTYEMMKKIGIEAKSTIGGELLSGKY, encoded by the coding sequence ATGAAAAAATACAGAATAGGTCAAATTGTTCCTTCTTCAAATATAACGATGGAAACCGAAATACCAGCAATCTTTCGTTCTCGCGAAACTATTTTACCAGAACGTTTTACGTTTCACAGTAGTAGAATGCGAATGAAAAAAGTAACCAAAGAAGAACTCGAAGCAATGGATGCCATGAGTTTAAAATGTGCACAAGAGCTTTCAGATGCTCATGTGGATGTTATGGGTTATGCGTGCTTGGTAGCGATTATGAGTATGGGACGTGGTTATCATTGTGTTTCCGAAGTAAATCTACATCAAGAAACAATTGCAAATGATTTCCCTACTCCTATTGTAACTTCTGCTGGAGCTTTAATTAATGGACTAAAAGTATTAGGTGCAAAACAAATTTCAATTATTACACCTTATATGAGACCTTTAACCAATATGGTTGTTGATTATATTGAACACCAAGGCATAAAAGTAAAAGAAAGTATTGCTTTAGAAATTCCTGATAATTTAGAGGTAGCCGCTCAAAATCCGATGAATTTATTAGAGATTTACAAACAATTAGACTTAACAAATGTAGACGTATTGGTCGTTTCTGCCTGTGTGCAAATGCCTTCTTTAGAAGCTATTGACATCATTCAATCAGAATGTGGTATTCCTGTAACATCTGCTGCTGTTTGTACTACTTATGAAATGATGAAAAAAATTGGCATTGAAGCTAAATCTACTATTGGTGGAGAATTGTTAAGTGGAAAATATTAA
- a CDS encoding T9SS type A sorting domain-containing protein produces the protein MKKLIITSLLLASLFSNAQPYQLINGGFENIYGTQTTTVSNYDGFKQNNLGPSWYTITGSPRSEASGFAQVNAPTGNRFAHAYHKITHMGKWNREGQTFYMYYPMKQGVTYTVSFKMLTKGVFDHLYIMATNDAKPNHNISLSSPQEMDLNLNNSVNTIFPYTDIQVVKNITSPSINTWSTVTFTFTPAKNYTQLVFAPYIDIPTSNFTMRNMDLFLDDVVIESNGNPSLVGPSNVGMALNGLSADTNIGIFTCSGESVILDATGTVDTYLPFNYFIEIHKRDANGNTSQWVNNWYSGLPSDAPIDLSQVYNTLGGYNFTAPEGTTVEYRVKLAINSGASNGWFEKTMRIIVKGGPSFNFGVNMINQLGQPTTRKVKGLPAGNYTYKWYEGTTTTSTVISTANEIGIVKTQNGVYPYTVVVTDVNTGCTTTKTTNVIYHDTVVLDPNGELGFGKMKDNNLENKDLFVIYPNPVSSVLNVHSKSNFDTVEIYNLQGKKVITSKERAITISDLNEGVYFIKIYKGGKIISSNKFVKK, from the coding sequence ATGAAAAAATTAATCATTACGAGTTTGCTTCTTGCCAGTTTATTTTCAAATGCACAGCCTTATCAATTAATTAATGGAGGATTTGAAAATATTTATGGTACACAAACAACTACAGTTTCTAATTATGATGGATTTAAGCAAAATAATTTAGGACCAAGTTGGTATACTATAACAGGATCACCAAGATCAGAAGCTAGTGGTTTTGCACAAGTAAATGCTCCTACTGGAAACCGATTTGCGCATGCATACCATAAAATAACTCATATGGGTAAATGGAATAGAGAAGGACAAACTTTTTATATGTATTATCCAATGAAGCAAGGAGTAACTTATACTGTTAGTTTTAAAATGTTAACAAAAGGAGTATTCGATCATTTGTACATTATGGCTACTAATGATGCGAAGCCTAATCATAATATTTCATTAAGTTCTCCTCAAGAGATGGATCTTAACCTTAATAATTCTGTAAATACAATTTTTCCATATACAGATATTCAAGTGGTAAAGAATATAACATCACCTTCTATTAATACTTGGTCTACTGTAACATTTACATTTACACCAGCGAAAAATTATACGCAATTAGTTTTTGCTCCTTATATAGATATTCCAACGAGTAATTTTACAATGAGAAACATGGATTTGTTTTTAGACGATGTAGTTATAGAAAGTAATGGCAACCCAAGCCTAGTTGGACCAAGTAATGTAGGTATGGCATTGAATGGGTTAAGTGCAGATACTAATATTGGTATTTTTACTTGTAGTGGTGAATCGGTAATTTTAGATGCTACAGGTACAGTAGATACTTATTTGCCTTTTAATTACTTTATCGAAATACATAAAAGAGATGCAAATGGAAATACTTCACAATGGGTTAATAATTGGTACTCTGGATTGCCATCTGATGCACCAATTGATTTATCACAAGTATATAATACTCTTGGAGGATATAATTTCACTGCTCCAGAAGGAACTACAGTAGAATATAGAGTAAAATTAGCTATAAATTCTGGTGCTTCCAATGGTTGGTTTGAGAAAACGATGAGAATTATTGTGAAAGGTGGACCAAGCTTTAATTTTGGTGTAAATATGATTAACCAATTAGGCCAACCTACCACTAGGAAAGTAAAAGGATTACCAGCAGGAAATTATACTTACAAATGGTATGAAGGAACAACGACAACAAGTACTGTAATAAGTACAGCTAATGAAATAGGAATCGTTAAGACTCAAAACGGTGTTTATCCTTATACTGTTGTAGTTACAGATGTGAATACTGGTTGTACAACAACAAAAACAACAAATGTTATTTATCATGATACAGTAGTACTTGATCCAAATGGTGAATTAGGTTTTGGTAAAATGAAGGATAATAATTTAGAAAATAAAGATTTATTTGTAATATATCCAAATCCAGTATCTTCGGTTTTAAATGTTCATTCTAAAAGTAATTTCGATACTGTAGAAATTTATAATTTGCAAGGGAAAAAAGTAATTACATCAAAAGAGAGAGCTATTACTATTTCAGATTTGAATGAAGGGGTATATTTTATTAAAATTTATAAAGGAGGAAAAATAATCTCTAGTAATAAGTTTGTTAAAAAATAA
- a CDS encoding S46 family peptidase codes for MKKVLLSLIAFCMLVPFSVKADEGMWFLMFIERLNHRDMQKMGLQLTAEEIYSINNHSLKDAIVQFNGGCTAEMISKDGLVLTNHHCGYDAIAELSSAEKNYLKDGYWAKNRAEELKPSSLYVRFFVRMDDCSKRILSVVNPNMSEADREKAINAEIAKIEKENNEGGKYTVSVRPFFQGNEYYYFVYQDYKDVRLVGTPPESLGKFGGDTDNWEWPRHTADFSMFRVYADANGNPAEYATSNIPLQPKHHLPVNIGGVQENDFAMILGYPGRTNRWMPAGGIEQNVKFAYPAWVEGSKTGMDNMKKYMVQSDALNLIYASKFAGVANYWKNRQGMIDALSKFGTAKTKAAQEAKFHKWANKKANKAKYGNVVPTINAYYAMTNEKAQHDNYLMQLFRTSAFGTVARGLGRQLDIYTKADATKRAQMAPMIIEMAEAMHKELHIPAEKDILAAQLSLYNKKAGYTLAPIVIKLAKENNGDFTKYVNEAFDSSIFTSVDKVKAFLDTPSEESLKNDSLYALTNDLLNHYLSKSDELVKAQNDFGASFRLLVEGLRESKIGEIKYPDANSTLRLTYGKVRALPTDKRNDATINNYTTLEGQVKKYKKGDLEFDLPTRVLEMNAKKEFGRFADKDGSLHVNFLTDNDITGGNSGSPVLNGKGELIGLAFDGNIEAMAGDVIFDKNLQRTINVDIRYVLWVIENFSGAKNIVDEMTIVE; via the coding sequence ATGAAAAAAGTTTTATTATCGCTTATTGCATTTTGTATGCTTGTACCTTTTTCGGTAAAAGCGGACGAAGGAATGTGGTTTTTAATGTTTATTGAACGATTAAATCACCGCGACATGCAAAAAATGGGCTTGCAATTAACGGCTGAAGAAATTTACAGTATTAACAATCACAGTTTAAAAGATGCGATTGTACAATTTAATGGTGGATGTACTGCAGAAATGATTTCAAAAGACGGTTTAGTTTTAACAAATCATCACTGTGGATACGATGCTATTGCAGAATTATCATCAGCAGAAAAAAATTATTTAAAAGATGGTTATTGGGCAAAAAATAGAGCAGAAGAGTTAAAACCTTCTAGCTTATACGTACGTTTCTTTGTTCGTATGGATGATTGCTCAAAAAGAATATTATCGGTTGTAAATCCGAATATGAGTGAAGCAGATAGAGAAAAAGCTATCAATGCAGAAATTGCAAAAATTGAAAAAGAAAATAATGAAGGAGGGAAATATACTGTTTCTGTTCGTCCGTTTTTTCAAGGAAATGAGTATTATTATTTTGTATATCAAGATTATAAAGACGTTCGTTTAGTAGGAACACCACCAGAAAGTTTAGGTAAATTTGGTGGAGATACAGACAACTGGGAATGGCCACGTCATACAGCCGATTTCTCAATGTTTAGAGTATATGCAGATGCTAATGGTAATCCAGCAGAATATGCAACTAGTAATATACCTTTACAACCAAAACACCATTTACCAGTAAATATTGGTGGAGTTCAAGAAAATGACTTTGCTATGATTTTAGGTTACCCAGGAAGAACAAACCGTTGGATGCCTGCTGGTGGAATTGAACAAAATGTAAAATTTGCTTATCCAGCTTGGGTTGAAGGTTCAAAAACTGGAATGGATAACATGAAAAAATACATGGTGCAAAGTGATGCGTTAAATCTTATTTATGCTTCTAAATTTGCAGGTGTTGCCAACTATTGGAAAAACCGTCAAGGAATGATTGATGCGTTATCAAAGTTTGGTACAGCTAAAACAAAAGCAGCTCAAGAAGCTAAATTTCACAAATGGGCAAACAAGAAAGCAAATAAAGCAAAATACGGAAATGTAGTGCCTACAATTAATGCGTATTATGCAATGACTAATGAAAAAGCACAACATGATAACTATTTAATGCAGTTATTTAGAACATCGGCTTTTGGAACAGTTGCTAGAGGCTTAGGAAGACAATTAGATATTTATACAAAAGCAGATGCTACAAAGAGAGCACAAATGGCTCCAATGATTATAGAAATGGCTGAAGCAATGCATAAAGAATTACATATTCCTGCGGAAAAAGATATTTTAGCAGCTCAATTGAGTTTATATAATAAGAAAGCAGGTTATACTTTAGCACCAATAGTTATAAAATTAGCGAAAGAAAACAATGGCGATTTTACAAAATATGTAAATGAAGCTTTTGATTCAAGTATTTTTACTTCTGTTGATAAAGTAAAAGCATTTTTAGATACACCATCAGAAGAATCACTTAAAAATGATTCATTATATGCTTTAACTAATGATTTATTGAATCATTACTTGTCGAAAAGTGATGAATTAGTAAAAGCACAAAATGATTTTGGAGCTTCTTTCCGTTTATTAGTAGAAGGTTTAAGAGAGTCTAAAATAGGAGAGATTAAATATCCAGATGCTAATTCAACTTTACGTTTAACTTATGGAAAAGTTCGTGCATTGCCAACAGACAAACGTAATGATGCAACGATTAATAACTACACAACGTTAGAAGGACAAGTTAAAAAATACAAGAAGGGAGATTTAGAATTTGATTTACCTACTAGAGTATTAGAAATGAATGCTAAAAAAGAGTTTGGTCGTTTTGCGGATAAAGATGGTTCTTTACACGTAAATTTCTTAACTGATAACGATATTACAGGAGGAAATTCAGGTTCTCCAGTATTAAATGGTAAAGGAGAATTAATTGGTTTAGCATTTGATGGAAACATTGAAGCTATGGCTGGTGATGTTATTTTTGATAAAAACTTACAACGTACAATCAATGTTGACATCCGTTATGTGTTATGGGTAATTGAGAATTTCTCAGGAGCGAAAAACATTGTTGATGAAATGACAATTGTGGAGTAA
- a CDS encoding matrixin family metalloprotease has protein sequence MVIRFFFCSIIIMLCSCTRGLNKNTIVGIQPYAGFSKGKADTIAITISEFYKVKTIVLPEIKLPKEAFIQIKSARYRADSIIKIQNKAKADTLDFIIGITQSDISTTKKDKSGKTREPKYKYEDWGIMGLAYCPGNSCIVSTFRLQHKNSMIHFTRLKKVAVHEFGHNLGLPHCSNKKCVMTDAVESIKTIDNTKLTLCEVCFNRI, from the coding sequence ATGGTAATTAGATTCTTTTTTTGTTCCATTATAATAATGCTTTGTTCGTGTACACGTGGATTAAATAAAAATACAATAGTAGGAATTCAGCCTTATGCTGGTTTTTCAAAAGGTAAAGCAGATACTATTGCAATAACAATTTCCGAATTTTATAAAGTTAAAACAATTGTATTGCCTGAAATTAAATTACCAAAAGAGGCTTTTATCCAAATCAAGTCAGCTAGATATAGAGCCGATAGTATCATTAAAATTCAGAATAAAGCTAAAGCAGACACTCTAGATTTTATTATAGGTATAACTCAAAGCGATATATCTACAACTAAAAAAGATAAATCGGGAAAAACAAGAGAACCAAAGTACAAATATGAAGATTGGGGAATTATGGGATTAGCTTATTGTCCAGGAAATAGTTGTATTGTTTCCACTTTTCGATTGCAACATAAAAATTCTATGATTCATTTTACAAGATTGAAAAAAGTTGCGGTTCATGAATTTGGGCATAATCTGGGTTTACCACATTGTTCCAATAAAAAATGTGTTATGACAGATGCGGTAGAAAGTATTAAAACTATAGATAATACAAAATTAACACTTTGTGAAGTATGCTTTAATAGGATATAG
- a CDS encoding SRPBCC family protein, with the protein MKTKIKITTLVNASKEKVWRYWTEPKHIIKWNNASEDWHTPKAENDFTVGGKFVYTMASKDGSMSFDFGGTYNEIETNEKIVYTIDDNRIVEILFESTDDQIKITETFEAETQNPIEMQQTGWQAILDNFKNYTENN; encoded by the coding sequence ATGAAAACTAAAATTAAAATTACAACACTTGTAAATGCCTCAAAAGAGAAAGTTTGGCGTTACTGGACAGAACCTAAACATATTATAAAATGGAACAATGCTTCCGAAGATTGGCATACTCCAAAAGCAGAAAATGATTTTACTGTTGGAGGAAAATTTGTTTATACTATGGCCTCAAAAGATGGATCAATGAGTTTTGATTTTGGAGGAACTTATAACGAAATAGAAACAAATGAAAAAATAGTATATACTATTGATGACAATAGAATTGTTGAAATCCTATTTGAATCTACTGATGATCAAATAAAAATAACAGAGACTTTTGAAGCTGAGACACAAAATCCAATTGAAATGCAACAAACAGGTTGGCAAGCTATTTTAGATAATTTTAAAAACTATACAGAAAACAATTAA
- a CDS encoding VOC family protein: MGKVSIYLNFQGKTEEAFNFYKTIFKTEFIGKIMYNKDVPIQEGMPPFPESEQNKVMHVCLPILGGTHLMATDMLESMGHKVIIGNNTSINLEPDSKEETDRLFNLLSEGATEIQPMQDMFWGDYWGCCLDKFGIRWMFNYTYPQK, from the coding sequence ATGGGAAAAGTATCAATTTATTTAAATTTTCAAGGCAAAACAGAAGAAGCATTTAATTTCTACAAAACAATCTTTAAAACGGAATTTATAGGGAAAATTATGTACAACAAAGATGTTCCTATACAAGAAGGAATGCCTCCATTCCCTGAAAGTGAGCAAAACAAAGTAATGCATGTATGTTTACCTATTTTAGGAGGAACTCATTTAATGGCAACAGATATGTTAGAATCAATGGGACATAAAGTCATTATTGGAAATAATACTAGTATAAATTTAGAACCCGATTCAAAAGAAGAAACAGATCGTTTATTCAATTTATTATCTGAAGGAGCTACAGAAATTCAACCTATGCAAGATATGTTTTGGGGTGATTATTGGGGTTGCTGTTTAGACAAATTTGGAATCCGATGGATGTTTAATTATACTTATCCACAAAAATAG
- a CDS encoding tetratricopeptide repeat protein — protein MENKRSFEKKVMDVVFIILLTKVIYSLISGFYLGSNDFVILMLTTVVISLVLYKVLKRLSNSGESINRSDNGLGSNVLLETSVFNKIEQKYRSLAEEYVAQKEYKKAAHVYMKLLKDNYTAVNVLYDGELYIEAATINLKYLKNETKAAECFEKGKAYTEALRLYEKTNNFEKVGDMYVNLNDIERAHKAYYKVTDDSVNRGQYVKAAQILREKIKAPKEAQELLLDGWDKNLQRQECLTIYFQHLEQKTSLEEEIQIIYDTKTNVNNRETFIQVIKNQFGKNNTINKKIRTITYEVVAQLIEKKPEIVSELNYLNTQNTTFTKDVMKYKLSSRRTNG, from the coding sequence ATGGAAAATAAACGTTCTTTCGAAAAGAAGGTTATGGATGTAGTATTCATAATCCTCCTCACTAAAGTAATATATTCTTTAATTTCTGGATTCTATTTAGGAAGTAATGATTTTGTAATTTTAATGCTTACAACAGTTGTAATTTCTCTGGTCTTGTATAAAGTATTAAAGAGATTAAGTAATTCAGGAGAAAGTATTAATAGATCAGATAATGGTTTGGGTTCAAATGTATTGTTAGAAACCAGTGTTTTTAATAAAATTGAACAAAAATATAGAAGTTTAGCAGAAGAATATGTTGCACAAAAAGAATATAAAAAAGCCGCTCATGTATACATGAAATTGTTAAAAGATAATTATACTGCGGTTAATGTTTTGTATGATGGTGAGTTGTATATAGAAGCAGCAACAATTAATTTAAAATACTTAAAAAACGAAACCAAAGCAGCAGAATGTTTTGAAAAAGGAAAAGCATATACAGAAGCGTTACGTTTATATGAAAAGACTAATAACTTTGAAAAAGTGGGCGATATGTATGTCAATTTAAACGATATAGAAAGAGCACATAAAGCCTATTATAAAGTTACCGATGATAGTGTAAACAGAGGGCAGTATGTAAAGGCCGCACAAATTTTACGAGAAAAGATAAAAGCACCTAAAGAAGCGCAAGAATTATTATTAGATGGTTGGGACAAGAATCTGCAAAGGCAAGAATGTTTAACAATTTATTTTCAGCATTTAGAACAAAAAACATCTTTAGAAGAAGAAATTCAGATAATTTATGATACTAAAACAAATGTGAATAATAGAGAAACTTTTATTCAAGTAATTAAAAATCAGTTTGGAAAAAATAATACTATTAATAAAAAAATACGAACGATAACCTATGAAGTGGTAGCACAACTGATAGAGAAGAAACCAGAGATTGTTTCTGAATTGAATTACTTGAATACTCAAAATACAACATTCACAAAAGATGTAATGAAGTATAAATTAAGTAGTAGAAGAACAAATGGGTAA